One Brassica oleracea var. oleracea cultivar TO1000 chromosome C7, BOL, whole genome shotgun sequence genomic window carries:
- the LOC106304624 gene encoding CASP-like protein 1B1 yields the protein MAVAKLVLAATSGKSSKILLGLRVLAFLATLSAAIVMGLNKETKTFVVGNVGNTPIKATFTAKFQHTPAFVYFVVANAMVSFHNLLMIALQLFGRKTELTGFRLLSIAILDMLNVTLLSAAANAAAFMAEVGKNGNKHARWDKICDRFATYCDHGAGALIAAFAGVVLMLIISAVSISRLVQPNKCSISTTAASTSVVP from the exons ATGGCGGTTGCAAAGCTCGTGTTAGCTGCTACGAGCGGTAAGAGCAGCAAAATACTCTTAGGGCTAAGAGTACTTGCCTTCTTGGCTACGTTATCAGCAGCAATTGTAATGGGATTGAACAAAGAGACGAAGACTTTTGTTGTGGGCAACGTTGGAAATACTCCGATCAAAGCTACCTTCACTGCTAAGTTCCAACACACTCCAGCTTTTGT ATATTTTGTAGTGGCTAATGCAATGGTTAGCTTCCACAACTTGCTGATGATTGCTCTTCAGCTATTTGGAAGAAAGACGGAACTCACTGGTTTTCGTCTTCTTTCCATCGCTATTCTCGACATG CTGAATGTGACTCTGCTATCGGCGGCAGCAAACGCGGCGGCGTTCATGGCGGAGGTGGGGAAGAACGGAAACAAACACGCCAGATGGGACAAAATCTGTGACAGATTCGCCACTTACTGCGACCACGGCGCCGGAGCACTAATTGCAGCCTTCGCCGGCGTGGTACTTATGCTCATTATCTCCGCCGTTTCCATCTCTCGTCTCGTTCAGCCTAATAAATGCTCCATCTCCACCACCGCAGCATCTACCTCCGTCGTCCCTTGA